A window of Lepidochelys kempii isolate rLepKem1 chromosome 1, rLepKem1.hap2, whole genome shotgun sequence contains these coding sequences:
- the PCF11 gene encoding pre-mRNA cleavage complex 2 protein Pcf11 isoform X2: MSGPESSAGGAEAREDACRDYQSSLEDLTFNSKPHINMLTILAEENVPFAKDIVSLIEAQIAKAPSTEKLPVMYLMDSIVKNVGREYLTAFTKNLVATFICVFEKAEESPAPTSTVSSSGTSTPPAVPEIQKNLTQEQLIRQQLLAKQKQLLELQQKKLELELEQTKAQLAVSLSVQQGATTMGTVQASSKQHVSQTPHMTVKAPHQTSVQSEKNRPSPSSQFHDIKVVNRDPRLNRMAQHSSHVKDQSHRKEFLSTTSQSDIKANKTLQAEKQNLSKQEKLKSSEKTQKKELDQLDAKSKSPSPLKSKLSHTKDAKSQECEGIKVSEISKRDPRLKKHLQEKPDGKDDDTKEKRKSMERKEKEEHKTSEHRPVGSRNKVINGIVQKQDSITEESEKQGGKLGRSSNRKRSRSRSPKSRSPSTHSPKRRERRSPKRRLRSLSPTSSTPKIGKLRQSGPKQSHVEEFTLTTREERNSNKRNLKQDTRDPRRLKKTQEDRPQETANQHSTKSTPEPKENVENWQSSKSSKRWKSGWEESKNPQQNDEHQVSSKSPHQRHREIWAASKGILSPRAPKQQHRLSVDANLQIPKELTSASKRELLKKANERLTSGEITQDEFLVVAHQIRQLFQYQEGKHRCNVWDSPTEEKCGMKKKPLLSDAELTYYEHKAKLKRTQVQHSFPRLDLLDPDDILGYDLTDALLSGIECEQTKGKRGGQFDRKEQFGERSRRHSPISGSRPYADDLSPLESRRRHDEQNPSKGTRSSKNFDPYDSWGESDEFRDALRQQGKSIPEFQKIDGDGFCKFDNREERQMVGQSGVREEPRSPFSERFKRPRYEDPEKTPFIESPGSRFAGIDVKKRLGALMEDRPLFDGSPRQPAARGGGDGQAGHFVDGPSNNSSPRIEGPPAQAALRFEGPLGQVGGGPASQFDGPLGQAAGGGALRFDGPPGQIGTLRFEGPLGQVGAGGALRFESPLGQVGGALRFEGPVGGRRLEGPVGQTMGGLRFEGPHGQPSGGLRFEGPHGQPMGPHGQPAGGLRFEGPHGQPMGPRGQPGSGLRFEGPHIQPMGHHGQPGSGLRFEGPHGPPVGPHGQPGGSLRFEGPHGQSVGPHVQGGGGLRFEGPHVQPGLGPRFEGPSVQTGGGLRFEGPLGQTGPRFDGCHSSRFDSQPGQLSLLQRFDGLHGQPGPRFERAPGQQTPPRFDGPPGQQPRFDTPIPQRFDGPQHQPGSRFAMPLGLQGPRFENVANPPASRLESYGQTGPYSEHPNQTYNGPSHGMQFQRPEMFDASQGPNFNGPPGPGAQNFPNPLNRASGHYFDDKNLQGPQYGNFNTLPNSMSVGNTQQPQQVPGLSVSSQPGPYSQGQTYLPVLAQNPGSFVQTQAGSLPLSYPDNHLGQLDVNELFSKLLSTGILKVSKTTDSTSAQVNETSTQPAPEEEEDDQEQSEDQDIPDLTNFTVEELKQRYDSVINRLYTGIQCYSCGMRFTTSQTDVYADHLDWHYRQNRTEKDISRKVTHRRWYYSLTDWIEFEEIADLEERAKSQFFEKVHEEVVLKTQEAAKEKEFQSVPAGPAGVDESCEICQEQFEQYWDEEEEEWHLKNAIRVEEKIYHPSCYEDYQKTSSFDCTPSPSKTPVENPLNIMLNIVKQEIQEPCNSPKVKEEPVDTPATCMEESTPASTDIKTETDKVEPV, encoded by the exons ATGTCGGGCCCGGAGAGCAGCGCAGGCGGCGCCGAGGCCCGGGAGGACGCGTGCCGCGATTACCAGTCGTCGCTGGAGGACCTGACGTTCAACAGCAAGCCGCACATCAACATGCTGACCATCCTGGCCGAGGAGAACGTGCCCTTCGCCAAGGACATCGTCTCCCTGATCGAGGCGCAAATCGCCAAG GCTCCTTCTACAGAGAAGCTTCCTGTTATGTACCTTATGGATTCCATTGTCAAGAACGTTGGAAGAGAGTATCTTACTGCATTTACTAAAAACCTAGTTGCAACATTTATTTGTGTATTTGAAAAG gCTGAGGAATCTCCTGCACCTACTTCTACAGTCAGTTCATCTGGTACCTCAACTCCTCCAGCTGTTCCTGAAATTCAGAAGAATTTGACCCAAGAGCAACTAATAAGACAACAACTGCTGGCAAAGCAAAAACAGTTGTTGGAACTTCAACAGAAAAAATTAGAGCTGGAGCTGGAACAGACTAAAGCCCAGTTG gCAGTTTCTCTTAGTGTTCAACAAGGGGCAACCACCATGGGTACAGTTCAAGCATCTTCCAAACAACATGTTTCACAGACTCCTCATATGACAGTCAAAGCTCCTCACCAGACTTCTGTGCAATCTGAAAAAAACAGACCATCTCCATCTTCTCAGTTTCATGATATCAAAGTAGTAAACAGAGATCCTCGTCTTAATAGGATGGCTCAACATTCTTCTCATGTTAAAGATCAAAGTCATAGGAAAGAATTTCTGTCTACCACAAGTCAGTCTGATATCAAGGCAAACAAAACACTGCAGgctgaaaaacaaaatttgtCAAAGCAAGAAAAGTTAAAATCAAGTGAGAAAACACAGAAGAAAGAACTTGATCAGTTAGATGCAAAATCTAAATCACCATCCCCTTTGAAAAGCAAGTTATCCCATACTAAAGATGCTAAAAGCCAAGAATGTGAGGGTATAAAAGTATCTGAAATTAGTAAAAGAGATCCAAGATTAAAAAAGCATCTTCAGGAGAAGCCAGATGGTAAAGATGATGACACAAAGGAAAAGAGGAAAAGTATGGAgcgaaaagaaaaagaggaacatAAGACATCTGAACACAGACCTGTTGGCAGCAGAAATAAAGTAATTAATGGTATTGTTCAAAAACAGGACTCTATTACAGAAGAGTCAGAAAAACAGGGTGGAAAACTTGGGAGATCAAGTAATAGAAAAAGGTCCCGATCACGCTCTCCTAAGTCTCGATCGCCATCTACCCATTCAccaaagagaagagagaggagatcacccaaaagaagactgaggagttTGTCTCCTACTTCCTCAACTCCTAAAATTGGAAAGCTCCGTCAGTCAGGGCCTAAGCAATCTCATGTTGAAGAGTTTACACTAACTACAAGGGAAGAAAGAAATTCTAATAAGAGGAACCTTAAACAGGATACACGAGATCCAAGGAGATTGAAAAAAACTCAAGAAGACAGACCACAGGAAACTGCAAATCAGCATTCTACAAAGTCCACTCCAGAACCAAAGGAGAATGTGGAAAATTGGCAAAGTTCCAAATCAAGCAAAAGATGGAAATCTGGTTGGGAGGAAAGTAAAAA tCCACAGCAGAATGACGAACATCAAGTATCTAGTAAATCTCCTCATCAGAGGCACAGGGAGATCTGGGCGGCCAGTAAAGGAATTTTGTCACCTCGAGCCCCAAAGCAACAGCATCGATTAAGTGTGGATGCCAATTTGCAGATTCCCAAAGAATTGACTTCTGCAAGCAAACGAGAGCTACTTAAAAAG GCAAATGAACGTTTGACATCTGGGGAAATAACACAAGATGAGTTCCTTGTTGTGGCTCATCAGATTCGTCAACTGTTCCAATATCAGGAAGGAAAGCACAGATGCAATGTGTGGGATAGTCCTACAGAAGAAAAATGTGGTATGAAGAAGAAACCCCTTCTGTCTGATGCTGAATTAACGTATTATGAACATAAAGCTAAACTGAAAAGAACACAAGTTCAGCATTCATTTCCAAGACTTGATCTGTTAGATCCTGATGATATTTTAGGGTATGATTTGactgatgcattgctttctggAATAGAATGTGAGCAAACAAAAGGTAAACGTGGAGGACAATTTGACAGAAAAGAGCAATTTGGAGAAAGGTCAAGACGGCATTCTCCTATAAGTGGCAGTAGACCTTATGCTGATGATCTTTCACCACTTGAGAGCCGGCGAAGACATGATGAGCAAAATCCGTCAAAAGGAACAAGAAGTTCTAAAAACTTCGATCCTTACGATAGCTGGGGAGAATCAGATGAATTTAGAGATGCACTCAGGCAACAAGGGAAAAGTATACCAGAATTTCAGAAAATTGACGGAGATGGATTCTGCAAATTTGATAATCGTGAAGAAAGACAGATGGTTGGACAGAGTg gtgTTCGAGAGGAGCCGAGATCCCCATTCAGTGAACGTTTCAAGAGACCTAGATATGAAGATCCAGAGAAAACACCATTTATAGAGAGTCCAGGATCAAGATTTGCAGGCATTGACGTAAAGAAGAGATTAGGTGCACTCATGGAAGACAGACCACTATTTGATGGCTCACCTAGACAGCCTGctgcaaggggagggggagatggacaAGCTGGTCATTTTGTTGATGGGCCTTCTAATAATTCAAGCCCTAGAATTGAAGGGCCACCTGCACAGGCTGCTTTGAGGTTTGAAGGGCCACTAGGTCAGGTGGGAGGAGGACCTGCCTCTCAGTTTGATGGGCCACTGGGACAGGCAGCGGGAGGGGGTGCCCTGAGGTTTGATGGGCCACCAGGGCAGATAGGCACCCTCAGGTTTGAGGGGCCCCTTGGGCAAGTAGGTGCAGGGGGTGCACTAAGGTTTGAAAGCCCGCTGGGGCAAGTAGGGGGTGCTTTAAGGTTTGAGGGGCCTGTGGGTGGTCGCAGGTTAGAGGGGCCTGTAGGCCAGACTATGGGTGGTCTCAGATTTGAGGGGCCTCATGGTCAGCCATCGGGTGGTCTCAGGTTTGAGGGACCCCATGGTCAACCTATGGGGCCTCATGGCCAGCCAGCGGGTGGACTCAGATTTGAGGGACCCCATGGTCAGCCTATGGGGCCTCGTGGTCAACCAGGGAGTGGGCTCAGGTTTGAGGGGCCACATATCCAGCCAATGGGGCACCATGGTCAACCAGGGAGTGGGCTCCGTTTTGAGGGGCCACATGGTCCGCCCGTGGGGCCACATGGTCAACCGGGAGGAAGTCTGCGTTTTGAGGGGCCCCATGGTCAGTCGGTAGGGCCACATGTCCAGGGAGGGGGTGGTCTCAGGTTTGAAGGTCCACACGTCCAGCCAGGACTTGGTCCTAGGTTTGAGGGTCCATCAGTCCAGACGGGGGGTGGACTTAGATTTGAAGGGCCTTTGGGTCAGACTGGTCCAAGATTCGATGGCTGTCATTCGTCCAGATTTGATAGTCAACCTGGTCAGCTATCCCTTTTGCAAAGATTTGATGGTTTACATGGACAACCTGGCCCAAGATTTGAAAGGGCACCTGGTCAACAGACACCTCCTAGGTTTGATGGACCACCTGGTCAGCAGCCACGATTCGATACACCAATACCTCAAAGATTTGATGGTCCTCAACACCAGCCAGGTTCAAGGTTTGCAATGCCCCTTGGTCTTCAAGGTCCAAGGTTTGAAAATGTAGCTAACCCTCCTGCCTCAAGACTGGAATCTTACGGGCAAACTGGTCCATACAGTGAACATCCCAATCAGACTTACAACGGACCATCCCATGGTATGCAGTTCCAGAGACCTGAAATGTTTGATGCCTCTCAAGGACCAAATTTTAATGGGCCACCTGGCCCTGGAGCACAGAACTTTCCCAATCCACTTAACAGAGCATCTGGACATTATTTTGATGACAAGAATCTTCAGGGTCCTCAATATGGAAACTTTAATACTTTGCCTAATTCTATGTCAGTAGGAAATACTCAGCAACCACAGCAG GTTCCTGGTCTATCTGTGTCTTCTCAACCTGGACCTTACAGTCAAGGACAAACATATTTACCAGTACTTGCACAAAATCCTGGAAGCTTTGTTCAGACTCAAGCAG GATCCCTTCCACTTTCATATCCTGATAATCACCTTGGCCAGCTTGATGTAAATGAGTTGTTCTCTAAACTGCTTTCAACAGGAATCCTCAAAGTGTCAAAAACTACTGATTCCACTTCAGCAC AAGTGAATGAAACTTCTACCCAGCCAGctcctgaggaggaggaggatgaccaGGAGCAGAGTGAGGATCAAGACATCCCAGACCTCACTAACTTTACAGTTGAAGAACTAAAACA GCGTTATGATAGTGTTATAAATCGACTGTACACTGGTATTCAGTGTTACTCCTGTGGAATGAGGTTTACAACTTCACAGACGGATGTATATGCAGATCATTTGGACTGGCATTACCGACAAAATCGCACTGAAAAGGACATTAGCAGAAAAGTTACTCACAGAAGGTGGTACTACAGTTTAACA GACTGGATAGAATTTGAAGAAATAGCTGATCTAGAGGAACGTGCAAAGAGCCAGTTCTTTGAAAAAGTACATGAAGAAGTTGTATTGAAGACACAAGAAGCTGCTAAAGAAAAAGAGTTTCAAAGTGTTCCTGCTGGACCAGCAGGAGTAGATGAG AGCTGTGAAATTTGCCAAGAGCAATTTGAACAATAttgggatgaggaagaggaagagtggCATCTAAAGAATGCTATTAGGGTAGAGGAAAAG
- the PCF11 gene encoding pre-mRNA cleavage complex 2 protein Pcf11 isoform X1, with translation MSGPESSAGGAEAREDACRDYQSSLEDLTFNSKPHINMLTILAEENVPFAKDIVSLIEAQIAKAPSTEKLPVMYLMDSIVKNVGREYLTAFTKNLVATFICVFEKVDENTRKSLFKLRSTWDEIFPLKKLYALDVRVNSLDPAWPIKPLPPNVNTSSIHVNPKFLNKSAEESPAPTSTVSSSGTSTPPAVPEIQKNLTQEQLIRQQLLAKQKQLLELQQKKLELELEQTKAQLAVSLSVQQGATTMGTVQASSKQHVSQTPHMTVKAPHQTSVQSEKNRPSPSSQFHDIKVVNRDPRLNRMAQHSSHVKDQSHRKEFLSTTSQSDIKANKTLQAEKQNLSKQEKLKSSEKTQKKELDQLDAKSKSPSPLKSKLSHTKDAKSQECEGIKVSEISKRDPRLKKHLQEKPDGKDDDTKEKRKSMERKEKEEHKTSEHRPVGSRNKVINGIVQKQDSITEESEKQGGKLGRSSNRKRSRSRSPKSRSPSTHSPKRRERRSPKRRLRSLSPTSSTPKIGKLRQSGPKQSHVEEFTLTTREERNSNKRNLKQDTRDPRRLKKTQEDRPQETANQHSTKSTPEPKENVENWQSSKSSKRWKSGWEESKNPQQNDEHQVSSKSPHQRHREIWAASKGILSPRAPKQQHRLSVDANLQIPKELTSASKRELLKKANERLTSGEITQDEFLVVAHQIRQLFQYQEGKHRCNVWDSPTEEKCGMKKKPLLSDAELTYYEHKAKLKRTQVQHSFPRLDLLDPDDILGYDLTDALLSGIECEQTKGKRGGQFDRKEQFGERSRRHSPISGSRPYADDLSPLESRRRHDEQNPSKGTRSSKNFDPYDSWGESDEFRDALRQQGKSIPEFQKIDGDGFCKFDNREERQMVGQSGVREEPRSPFSERFKRPRYEDPEKTPFIESPGSRFAGIDVKKRLGALMEDRPLFDGSPRQPAARGGGDGQAGHFVDGPSNNSSPRIEGPPAQAALRFEGPLGQVGGGPASQFDGPLGQAAGGGALRFDGPPGQIGTLRFEGPLGQVGAGGALRFESPLGQVGGALRFEGPVGGRRLEGPVGQTMGGLRFEGPHGQPSGGLRFEGPHGQPMGPHGQPAGGLRFEGPHGQPMGPRGQPGSGLRFEGPHIQPMGHHGQPGSGLRFEGPHGPPVGPHGQPGGSLRFEGPHGQSVGPHVQGGGGLRFEGPHVQPGLGPRFEGPSVQTGGGLRFEGPLGQTGPRFDGCHSSRFDSQPGQLSLLQRFDGLHGQPGPRFERAPGQQTPPRFDGPPGQQPRFDTPIPQRFDGPQHQPGSRFAMPLGLQGPRFENVANPPASRLESYGQTGPYSEHPNQTYNGPSHGMQFQRPEMFDASQGPNFNGPPGPGAQNFPNPLNRASGHYFDDKNLQGPQYGNFNTLPNSMSVGNTQQPQQVPGLSVSSQPGPYSQGQTYLPVLAQNPGSFVQTQAGSLPLSYPDNHLGQLDVNELFSKLLSTGILKVSKTTDSTSAQVNETSTQPAPEEEEDDQEQSEDQDIPDLTNFTVEELKQRYDSVINRLYTGIQCYSCGMRFTTSQTDVYADHLDWHYRQNRTEKDISRKVTHRRWYYSLTDWIEFEEIADLEERAKSQFFEKVHEEVVLKTQEAAKEKEFQSVPAGPAGVDESCEICQEQFEQYWDEEEEEWHLKNAIRVEEKIYHPSCYEDYQKTSSFDCTPSPSKTPVENPLNIMLNIVKQEIQEPCNSPKVKEEPVDTPATCMEESTPASTDIKTETDKVEPV, from the exons ATGTCGGGCCCGGAGAGCAGCGCAGGCGGCGCCGAGGCCCGGGAGGACGCGTGCCGCGATTACCAGTCGTCGCTGGAGGACCTGACGTTCAACAGCAAGCCGCACATCAACATGCTGACCATCCTGGCCGAGGAGAACGTGCCCTTCGCCAAGGACATCGTCTCCCTGATCGAGGCGCAAATCGCCAAG GCTCCTTCTACAGAGAAGCTTCCTGTTATGTACCTTATGGATTCCATTGTCAAGAACGTTGGAAGAGAGTATCTTACTGCATTTACTAAAAACCTAGTTGCAACATTTATTTGTGTATTTGAAAAG GTGGATGAAAATACTAGgaaaagtttatttaaattaCGCTCCACATGGGATGAAATTTTCCCTTTGAAGAAACTGTATGCCCTTGATGTCAGAGTCAACTCATTAGATCCTGCTTGGCCAATTAAACCTCTACCCCCAAATGTGAATACTTCTAGCATCCATGTGAATCCTAAGTTTTTAAATAAATCG gCTGAGGAATCTCCTGCACCTACTTCTACAGTCAGTTCATCTGGTACCTCAACTCCTCCAGCTGTTCCTGAAATTCAGAAGAATTTGACCCAAGAGCAACTAATAAGACAACAACTGCTGGCAAAGCAAAAACAGTTGTTGGAACTTCAACAGAAAAAATTAGAGCTGGAGCTGGAACAGACTAAAGCCCAGTTG gCAGTTTCTCTTAGTGTTCAACAAGGGGCAACCACCATGGGTACAGTTCAAGCATCTTCCAAACAACATGTTTCACAGACTCCTCATATGACAGTCAAAGCTCCTCACCAGACTTCTGTGCAATCTGAAAAAAACAGACCATCTCCATCTTCTCAGTTTCATGATATCAAAGTAGTAAACAGAGATCCTCGTCTTAATAGGATGGCTCAACATTCTTCTCATGTTAAAGATCAAAGTCATAGGAAAGAATTTCTGTCTACCACAAGTCAGTCTGATATCAAGGCAAACAAAACACTGCAGgctgaaaaacaaaatttgtCAAAGCAAGAAAAGTTAAAATCAAGTGAGAAAACACAGAAGAAAGAACTTGATCAGTTAGATGCAAAATCTAAATCACCATCCCCTTTGAAAAGCAAGTTATCCCATACTAAAGATGCTAAAAGCCAAGAATGTGAGGGTATAAAAGTATCTGAAATTAGTAAAAGAGATCCAAGATTAAAAAAGCATCTTCAGGAGAAGCCAGATGGTAAAGATGATGACACAAAGGAAAAGAGGAAAAGTATGGAgcgaaaagaaaaagaggaacatAAGACATCTGAACACAGACCTGTTGGCAGCAGAAATAAAGTAATTAATGGTATTGTTCAAAAACAGGACTCTATTACAGAAGAGTCAGAAAAACAGGGTGGAAAACTTGGGAGATCAAGTAATAGAAAAAGGTCCCGATCACGCTCTCCTAAGTCTCGATCGCCATCTACCCATTCAccaaagagaagagagaggagatcacccaaaagaagactgaggagttTGTCTCCTACTTCCTCAACTCCTAAAATTGGAAAGCTCCGTCAGTCAGGGCCTAAGCAATCTCATGTTGAAGAGTTTACACTAACTACAAGGGAAGAAAGAAATTCTAATAAGAGGAACCTTAAACAGGATACACGAGATCCAAGGAGATTGAAAAAAACTCAAGAAGACAGACCACAGGAAACTGCAAATCAGCATTCTACAAAGTCCACTCCAGAACCAAAGGAGAATGTGGAAAATTGGCAAAGTTCCAAATCAAGCAAAAGATGGAAATCTGGTTGGGAGGAAAGTAAAAA tCCACAGCAGAATGACGAACATCAAGTATCTAGTAAATCTCCTCATCAGAGGCACAGGGAGATCTGGGCGGCCAGTAAAGGAATTTTGTCACCTCGAGCCCCAAAGCAACAGCATCGATTAAGTGTGGATGCCAATTTGCAGATTCCCAAAGAATTGACTTCTGCAAGCAAACGAGAGCTACTTAAAAAG GCAAATGAACGTTTGACATCTGGGGAAATAACACAAGATGAGTTCCTTGTTGTGGCTCATCAGATTCGTCAACTGTTCCAATATCAGGAAGGAAAGCACAGATGCAATGTGTGGGATAGTCCTACAGAAGAAAAATGTGGTATGAAGAAGAAACCCCTTCTGTCTGATGCTGAATTAACGTATTATGAACATAAAGCTAAACTGAAAAGAACACAAGTTCAGCATTCATTTCCAAGACTTGATCTGTTAGATCCTGATGATATTTTAGGGTATGATTTGactgatgcattgctttctggAATAGAATGTGAGCAAACAAAAGGTAAACGTGGAGGACAATTTGACAGAAAAGAGCAATTTGGAGAAAGGTCAAGACGGCATTCTCCTATAAGTGGCAGTAGACCTTATGCTGATGATCTTTCACCACTTGAGAGCCGGCGAAGACATGATGAGCAAAATCCGTCAAAAGGAACAAGAAGTTCTAAAAACTTCGATCCTTACGATAGCTGGGGAGAATCAGATGAATTTAGAGATGCACTCAGGCAACAAGGGAAAAGTATACCAGAATTTCAGAAAATTGACGGAGATGGATTCTGCAAATTTGATAATCGTGAAGAAAGACAGATGGTTGGACAGAGTg gtgTTCGAGAGGAGCCGAGATCCCCATTCAGTGAACGTTTCAAGAGACCTAGATATGAAGATCCAGAGAAAACACCATTTATAGAGAGTCCAGGATCAAGATTTGCAGGCATTGACGTAAAGAAGAGATTAGGTGCACTCATGGAAGACAGACCACTATTTGATGGCTCACCTAGACAGCCTGctgcaaggggagggggagatggacaAGCTGGTCATTTTGTTGATGGGCCTTCTAATAATTCAAGCCCTAGAATTGAAGGGCCACCTGCACAGGCTGCTTTGAGGTTTGAAGGGCCACTAGGTCAGGTGGGAGGAGGACCTGCCTCTCAGTTTGATGGGCCACTGGGACAGGCAGCGGGAGGGGGTGCCCTGAGGTTTGATGGGCCACCAGGGCAGATAGGCACCCTCAGGTTTGAGGGGCCCCTTGGGCAAGTAGGTGCAGGGGGTGCACTAAGGTTTGAAAGCCCGCTGGGGCAAGTAGGGGGTGCTTTAAGGTTTGAGGGGCCTGTGGGTGGTCGCAGGTTAGAGGGGCCTGTAGGCCAGACTATGGGTGGTCTCAGATTTGAGGGGCCTCATGGTCAGCCATCGGGTGGTCTCAGGTTTGAGGGACCCCATGGTCAACCTATGGGGCCTCATGGCCAGCCAGCGGGTGGACTCAGATTTGAGGGACCCCATGGTCAGCCTATGGGGCCTCGTGGTCAACCAGGGAGTGGGCTCAGGTTTGAGGGGCCACATATCCAGCCAATGGGGCACCATGGTCAACCAGGGAGTGGGCTCCGTTTTGAGGGGCCACATGGTCCGCCCGTGGGGCCACATGGTCAACCGGGAGGAAGTCTGCGTTTTGAGGGGCCCCATGGTCAGTCGGTAGGGCCACATGTCCAGGGAGGGGGTGGTCTCAGGTTTGAAGGTCCACACGTCCAGCCAGGACTTGGTCCTAGGTTTGAGGGTCCATCAGTCCAGACGGGGGGTGGACTTAGATTTGAAGGGCCTTTGGGTCAGACTGGTCCAAGATTCGATGGCTGTCATTCGTCCAGATTTGATAGTCAACCTGGTCAGCTATCCCTTTTGCAAAGATTTGATGGTTTACATGGACAACCTGGCCCAAGATTTGAAAGGGCACCTGGTCAACAGACACCTCCTAGGTTTGATGGACCACCTGGTCAGCAGCCACGATTCGATACACCAATACCTCAAAGATTTGATGGTCCTCAACACCAGCCAGGTTCAAGGTTTGCAATGCCCCTTGGTCTTCAAGGTCCAAGGTTTGAAAATGTAGCTAACCCTCCTGCCTCAAGACTGGAATCTTACGGGCAAACTGGTCCATACAGTGAACATCCCAATCAGACTTACAACGGACCATCCCATGGTATGCAGTTCCAGAGACCTGAAATGTTTGATGCCTCTCAAGGACCAAATTTTAATGGGCCACCTGGCCCTGGAGCACAGAACTTTCCCAATCCACTTAACAGAGCATCTGGACATTATTTTGATGACAAGAATCTTCAGGGTCCTCAATATGGAAACTTTAATACTTTGCCTAATTCTATGTCAGTAGGAAATACTCAGCAACCACAGCAG GTTCCTGGTCTATCTGTGTCTTCTCAACCTGGACCTTACAGTCAAGGACAAACATATTTACCAGTACTTGCACAAAATCCTGGAAGCTTTGTTCAGACTCAAGCAG GATCCCTTCCACTTTCATATCCTGATAATCACCTTGGCCAGCTTGATGTAAATGAGTTGTTCTCTAAACTGCTTTCAACAGGAATCCTCAAAGTGTCAAAAACTACTGATTCCACTTCAGCAC AAGTGAATGAAACTTCTACCCAGCCAGctcctgaggaggaggaggatgaccaGGAGCAGAGTGAGGATCAAGACATCCCAGACCTCACTAACTTTACAGTTGAAGAACTAAAACA GCGTTATGATAGTGTTATAAATCGACTGTACACTGGTATTCAGTGTTACTCCTGTGGAATGAGGTTTACAACTTCACAGACGGATGTATATGCAGATCATTTGGACTGGCATTACCGACAAAATCGCACTGAAAAGGACATTAGCAGAAAAGTTACTCACAGAAGGTGGTACTACAGTTTAACA GACTGGATAGAATTTGAAGAAATAGCTGATCTAGAGGAACGTGCAAAGAGCCAGTTCTTTGAAAAAGTACATGAAGAAGTTGTATTGAAGACACAAGAAGCTGCTAAAGAAAAAGAGTTTCAAAGTGTTCCTGCTGGACCAGCAGGAGTAGATGAG AGCTGTGAAATTTGCCAAGAGCAATTTGAACAATAttgggatgaggaagaggaagagtggCATCTAAAGAATGCTATTAGGGTAGAGGAAAAG